The following proteins are co-located in the Lagenorhynchus albirostris chromosome 2, mLagAlb1.1, whole genome shotgun sequence genome:
- the GPR153 gene encoding probable G-protein coupled receptor 153 codes for MSDERRLPGSAVGWLACGGLSLLANAWGILSVGAKQKKWKPLEFLLCMLAATHMLNVAVPIATYAVVQLRRQRPDYEWNEGLCKVFVSTFYTLTLATCFSVTSLSYHRMWMVRWPVNYRLSNTKKQAVHTVMGIWMVSFILSALPAVGWHDTSERFYTHGCHFIVAEIGLGFGVCFLLLVGGSVAMGVVCTAIALFQTLAVQVGRRADRHAFTVPTIVVEDAQGKRRSSIDGSEPARTSLQITGLVATIVVIYDCLMGFPVLVVSFSSLWADASAPWMALCVLWCSVTQALLLPVFLWACDRYRADLKAVWEKCMALMANDEDSGDETSLEGGIPPDLVLDRSLDYSYGGDFVALDRTAKYELSALEGDLPQFYPLRPLQEDKMQYLQVPPTRRFSHDDADVWAAVPLPTFLPRWGSGEDLAALVLPGGSDRRRGGLLAEDAPPFRPRRRSAESLLSLRPPALDDGPRLAPGSPPGSPRRRAGPGARCASASLLPDAFALTAFEREPQALRRQPASPGPFPVRALPRDGAQPGGDAAPPGGGGGAQRSPGPRPAAHAHSRTLRTGLSASWGEPGGLRAAGGGGGSISSFLSSPSESSGYVTLHSDSMGSAS; via the exons ATGAGTGATGAGCGGCGGCTGCCTGGCAGCGCGGTGGGCTGGCTGGCCTGCGGAGGCCTCTCCCTGCTGGCCAACGCGTGGGGCATCCTCAGCGTGGGGGCCAAGCAGAAGAAGTGGAAGCCCCTGGAGTTCCTGCTGTGCATGCTCGCGGCCACCCACATGCTCAACGTGGCCGTGCCCATCGCCACCTACGCTGTGGTGCAGCTGCGGCGCCAGCGCCCCGACTACGAATGGAACGAGGGCCTCTGCAAGGTCTTCGTCTCCACCTTCTACACCCTCACCCTGGCCACCTGCTTCTCCGTCACCTCCCTCTCCTACCACCGCATGTGGATGGTCCGCTGGCCCGTCAACTACCG GCTAAGCAACACCAAGAAGCAGGCGGTGCACACGGTCATGGGCATCTGGATGGTGTCCTTCATCCTGTCGGCACTGCCTGCCGTCGGCTGGCACGACACGAGCGAGCGCTTCTACACCCACGGCTGCCACTTCATCGTGGCTGAGATTGGCCTGGGCTTCGGCGTCTGCTTCCTGCTGCTGGTGGGCGGCAGCGTGGCCATGGGCGTGGTCTGCACGGCCATCGCCCTCTTCCAGACGCTGGCGGTGCAGGTGGGGCGCCGGGCCGACCGCCACGCCTTCACCGTGCCCACCATCGTGGTGGAGGACGCACAGGGCAAGCGCCGCTCCTCCATCGACGGCTCCGAGCCCGCCAGGACCTCGCTGCAGATCACCGGCCTGGTGGCCACCATCGTCGTCATATACGACTGCCTCATGGGCTTCCCTGTGCTG GTGGTGAGCTTCAGCAGCCTGTGGGCTGACGCCTCGGCGCCCTGGATGGCATTGTGTGTGCTCTGGTGCTCAGTGACCCAGGCCCTGCTGCTGCCCGTATTCCTCTGGGCCTGCGACCGCTACCGCGCTGACCTCAAGGCTGTCTGGGAGAAGTGCATGGCCCTCATGGCCAACGACGAGGACTCGGGTGACG AAACCAGCCTGGAAGGTGGCATCCCCCCAGACCTAGTGTTGGACCGCTCCCTGGACTACAGCTATGGGGGTGACTTTGTGGCCCTGGACAGGACGGCCAAGTATGAGCTCTCTGCCCTGGAGGGGGACCTGCCCCAGTTCTACCCTCTGCGGCCCTTGCAGGAGGACAAGATGCAGTACCTGCAG GTCCCGCCCACGCGACGCTTCTCCCACGATGACGCGGACGTGTGGGCCGCCGTTCCGCTGCCCACGTTCCTACCGCGCTGGGGCTCTGGCGAGGACCTGGCCGCCCTGGTGCTGCCTGGCGGGTCCGACCGGCGCCGCGGCGGCCTGCTGGCGGAGGACGCGCCCCCCTTCCGCCCGCGCCGTCGCTCGGCCGAGAGCCTGCTGTCGCTGCGTCCCCCGGCCCTGGACGACGGCCCGCGCCTCGCCCCCGGCTCGCCGCCCGGCAGCCCGCGCCGCCGCGCCGGGCCCGGCGCCCGCTGCGCCTCGGCCTCGCTGCTGCCCGACGCCTTCGCGCTGACCGCCTTCGAGCGGGAGCCACAGGCCCTGCGCCGCCAGCCCGCCTCGCCGGGGCCCTTCCCCGTCCGCGCCCTGCCCCGCGACGGCGCCCAGCCCGGCGGGGACGCGGCGCcccctggcggcggcggcggcgcgcaaCGGAGCCCCGGGCCGCGCCCGGCCGCACACGCGCATTCCAGGACCCTGCGGACCGGCCTGAGCGCGTCGTGGGGCGAACCCGGGGGCCTGCgcgcggcgggcggcggcggcggcagcatcAGCAGCTTCTTGAGCTCGCCCTCGGAGTCGTCGGGCTACGTCACGCTGCACTCGGACTCGATGGGTTCGGCGTCTTAG
- the HES3 gene encoding transcription factor HES-3, producing the protein MEKKRRARINVSLEQLRSLLEKHYSHQIRKRKLEKADILELSVKYMKSLQNSVQGLWPVPSGAEYPSGFRGCLPGVSQLLRREEEGGDGLRCPLAHERAGGSTMDSASSGPEAPARRGPGGPPVWVPAPAAAGSRSPPPRLLFSGGLPGQSTGIPAPQSASRRFAESPGPGLRLWRPW; encoded by the exons ATGGAGAAGAAGCGACGGGCGCGCATTAATGTGTCGCTGGAGCAGCTCAGATCGTTGCTAGAGAAACACTACTCGCACCAG ATCCGGAAACGCAAGTTGGAGAAGGCAGACATACTGGAGCTGAGCGTCAAGTACATGAAAAGCCTTCAGAACTCGGTGCAAG ggctcTGGCCGGTCCCCAGCGGAGCCGAGTACCCGTCGGGCTTCCGCGGCTGTCTACCGGGCGTTAGCCAACTTCTGCGGCGCGAAGAGGAGGGCGGCGACGGTCTGCGCTGTCCCCTGGCGCACGAGCGCGCGGGTGGCAGCACCATGGACAGCGCCAGTTCCGGCCCCGAGGCGCCCGCGCGGCGCGGCCCCGGCGGCCCCCCAGTTTGGGTCCCTGCTCCGGCCGCCGCCGGCTCGCGGTCCCCGCCACCCCGGCTCCTCTTCTCTGGAGGTCTCCCCGGTCAGTCCACCGGCATCCCCGCGCCGCAGTCGGCGTCTCGCCGCTTCGCCGAGAGCCCGGGGCCGGGGCTGCGCTTGTGGCGGCCCTGGTGA
- the ICMT gene encoding protein-S-isoprenylcysteine O-methyltransferase, with amino-acid sequence MAGCAARAPPGSEARLSLATFLLGASVLALPLLTRAGLQGRTGLALYVAGLNALLLLLYRPPRYQIAIRACFLGFVFGCGVLLSFSQSSWNHFGWYMCSLSLFHYSEYLVTAVNNPKSLSLDSFLLNHSVEYTVAALSSWIEFTLENIFWPELKQITWLSATGLLMVVFGECLRKAAMFTAGSNFNHVVQNEKSDTHTLVTSGVYAWFRHPSYVGWFYWSIGTQVVLCNPICGVSYALTVWRFFRDRTEEEEISLIHFFGDEYLEYKKRVPTGLPFIKGVKVEL; translated from the exons ATGGCGGGCTGCGCGGCGCGGGCTCCGCCGGGCTCCGAGGCGCGCCTCAGCCTCGCCACCTTCCTGCTGGGCGCCTCGGTGCTCGCGCTGCCACTGCTCACGCGCGCCGGCCTGCAGGGCCGCACCGGGCTGGCGCTCTACGTGGCTGGACTCAacgcgctgctgctgctgctctacCGGCCGCCGCGCTACCAG ATAGCCATCCGAGCCTGTTTCCTTGGCTTTGTGTTTGGCTGTGGAGTGCTACTCAGTTTTAGCCAGTCTTCTTGGAATCACTTTGGCTG gtaTATGTGCTCCCTGTCATTGTTCCACTATTCTGAGTACTTAGTCACAGCAGTCAATAATCCCAAGAGTCTGTCCCTGGATTCCTTTCTCCTGAATCACAGTGTGGAGTATACAGTGGCAGCTCTTTCCTCTTGGATAGAGTTCACACTTGAAAATATCTTCTGGCCAG AACTGAAGCAGATCACCTGGCTCAGCGCCACGGGGCTGCTGATGGTGGTCTTTGGAGAGTGTCTGCGGAAAGCGGCGATGTTTACAGCTGGTTCCAATTTCAACCACGTGGTGCAGAATGAAAAGTCAGACACCCACACTCTGGTGACAAGCGGAGTATACGCTTGGTTCCGGCATCCTTCTTATGTTGGGTGGTTTTACTGGAGTATCGGAACCCAG GTGGTGCTGTGTAACCCCATCTGCGGCGTGAGCTACGCTCTGACAGTGTGGCGCTTCTTCCGCGACCggacagaggaggaggagatctcgctgattcacttttttggaGACGAGTACCTGGAGTATAAGAAGCGGGTGCCCACGGGCCTGCCTTTCATAAAGGGGGTCAAGGTGGAGCTATGA